One genomic segment of Streptomyces niveus includes these proteins:
- a CDS encoding TetR/AcrR family transcriptional regulator — protein sequence MTDESTRERAGESGDDGTGLPASIEAAWGLRERPTKGRKPGLSLARIVDTAVTVAATEGLPAVSMGRIAKKLGVSPMSLYRYVAAKDELYVLMQEAIIGDPPALPAPGTDWRTAMAEWAWEMRRICYENLWALRIPVSSPPATPRMVAWWEWGLVALEGTRLDWSEKLSVILMVNGHVRHEATLMADLAAAVEASGRSADAVLAGYGRTIQKLADPARFPSVAEMLAAGVLDVPEEPESPDYEFVFGLERMLDGIDLLVRERGGDSGVGRDRGTGGDRGTGAGRGTGGGRDGGVGGRGGEKGAKPVA from the coding sequence GTGACGGACGAGAGCACGCGGGAGCGCGCGGGGGAGAGCGGCGACGACGGCACGGGGCTGCCGGCCAGCATCGAAGCCGCCTGGGGACTGCGCGAACGCCCCACGAAGGGACGCAAGCCCGGTCTCAGCCTGGCGCGGATCGTGGACACGGCCGTCACCGTCGCCGCCACCGAGGGGCTGCCCGCGGTCTCGATGGGCCGGATCGCCAAGAAGCTCGGCGTCTCGCCGATGTCGCTCTACCGGTACGTGGCGGCCAAGGACGAGCTGTACGTACTGATGCAGGAGGCGATCATCGGCGACCCGCCGGCGCTGCCCGCGCCGGGCACCGACTGGCGTACGGCGATGGCCGAGTGGGCGTGGGAGATGCGCCGGATCTGCTACGAGAACCTGTGGGCGCTCCGTATCCCGGTGTCCAGCCCGCCCGCCACGCCCCGGATGGTGGCCTGGTGGGAGTGGGGGCTGGTCGCGCTGGAGGGGACCAGGCTCGACTGGAGCGAGAAGCTGTCGGTGATCCTGATGGTCAACGGCCATGTGCGGCACGAGGCGACGCTGATGGCGGATCTGGCCGCCGCCGTGGAGGCGAGCGGCAGATCGGCGGACGCCGTACTCGCCGGATACGGGCGCACGATCCAGAAGCTGGCCGATCCGGCGCGCTTCCCGTCCGTCGCGGAGATGCTGGCGGCCGGGGTGCTGGACGTACCGGAGGAACCGGAGAGCCCCGACTACGAGTTCGTCTTCGGCCTCGAGCGCATGCTGGACGGCATCGACCTGCTGGTGCGCGAGCGGGGCGGGGACAGCGGTGTGGGCCGGGACAGGGGTACGGGCGGGGACAGGGGTACGGGCGCGGGCCGGGGTACGGGCGGCGGCCGGGACGGGGGAGTTGGCGGGCGCGGCGGCGAGAAGGGCGCGAAACCCGTCGCATGA